One segment of bacterium DNA contains the following:
- a CDS encoding polysaccharide deacetylase family protein, whose amino-acid sequence MILVSAAPAGALLYLFWRARFGPPANGSIPILAYHKVDTRLELGGTMISPKRFAGHLDYFKRNGYQSVTLSRAVELMRQGEGGGKKYLCLTFDDAYAGLYQHAFPLLKEYGFNATVFVVTDYAGRTNDWDINWGGLKFGHLSWEQMKELQACGIEFGSHAKTHRDLRSLSPEQLGEELAGSRKVMEQNLGLPVTTLSYPFGLYNEAVKQAARDAGYLSACSLSPGIKNSHIDYYALRRCGVYVTDILGNIKHKIDHDSPWFWLQDLWSRLVNWCAGGTALAKRVLHR is encoded by the coding sequence ATGATCCTGGTATCCGCCGCCCCGGCCGGGGCTTTGCTCTATCTCTTCTGGCGGGCGCGCTTCGGGCCTCCGGCCAACGGTTCCATTCCCATCCTGGCCTATCATAAGGTGGATACCCGGCTGGAGTTGGGAGGAACCATGATTTCTCCAAAGCGTTTTGCCGGGCACTTGGATTATTTCAAACGGAACGGCTACCAAAGCGTTACACTGTCCCGGGCCGTGGAATTGATGCGGCAGGGAGAAGGCGGCGGCAAGAAATACCTCTGCCTGACCTTTGACGACGCTTATGCCGGGCTTTACCAGCACGCCTTTCCATTGCTTAAGGAATACGGTTTCAACGCCACCGTCTTTGTGGTAACGGATTACGCGGGGAGAACGAATGACTGGGACATCAACTGGGGCGGATTAAAGTTCGGGCACCTAAGCTGGGAACAGATGAAGGAGCTGCAAGCCTGCGGGATCGAGTTCGGCTCCCACGCCAAAACCCACCGGGACCTGCGTTCTTTAAGTCCGGAGCAGTTGGGGGAAGAGCTGGCGGGATCCCGTAAAGTGATGGAGCAGAACCTGGGCCTGCCGGTGACCACCCTGTCCTATCCCTTCGGTCTTTACAATGAAGCGGTAAAGCAGGCCGCCCGGGATGCCGGCTACCTCTCGGCCTGCAGTCTTTCGCCCGGAATTAAGAACAGCCACATCGATTATTACGCCCTGCGCCGCTGCGGGGTCTATGTCACGGATATCCTGGGGAACATCAAACACAAGATCGACCACGATTCCCCCTGGTTCTGGCTGCAGGACCTGTGGAGCCGCCTGGTGAACTGGTGTGCCGGCGGCACGGCCCTGGCCAAGAGGGTACTACATCGATAG